Proteins from a single region of Chryseomicrobium sp. FSL W7-1435:
- a CDS encoding sigma-70 family RNA polymerase sigma factor: MTTYGDALTNLSYSYLHDWGKAQEVAQDVFLKCYENADSFRKLEYIKPYLYRMTINKCKDVLKSSWIRRVIFGSKVPEIRTSSSASVEETVANYAASAQLIQHVAALPINYREVIHLHYYEELSVAEVAVVTQLNENTVKTRLRRARTLLGKSLQGGDSLD, translated from the coding sequence ATGACAACTTACGGAGATGCGTTGACGAACCTTTCCTATAGTTATTTGCACGACTGGGGAAAAGCGCAGGAAGTGGCGCAAGATGTGTTCTTGAAGTGTTATGAGAATGCGGATTCCTTTCGAAAGCTAGAGTACATAAAACCGTATTTATACCGCATGACCATCAACAAATGCAAAGACGTATTAAAAAGTTCATGGATTCGACGCGTCATTTTTGGAAGCAAGGTGCCTGAAATTCGTACTTCTTCAAGCGCTTCTGTCGAAGAGACTGTCGCAAATTACGCAGCTTCTGCTCAGTTGATCCAGCATGTAGCCGCGCTTCCGATCAATTACCGCGAAGTGATTCATCTACACTACTACGAAGAATTATCGGTGGCGGAAGTGGCAGTAGTTACGCAATTGAATGAAAACACAGTGAAGACACGATTACGACGTGCACGCACACTTCTCGGGAAATCCTTACAAGGTGGTGATTCTCTTGACTGA
- a CDS encoding GIY-YIG nuclease family protein, with product MQSRGKSINLYLMDGNPTGRIICTLANWTGIAFKIPRTELENSKDRAELAQTGVYFLFGTSEETNEDVVYVGQAGVRRNGDGLLSRLIEHKRNADKDYWTEAVIFTTSNNSFGPTEISYLENRFYLLAKDAGRYVVKNGNNPTPGNITEQKESELEEFIDNAKLMMGTLGHKLFEPLTERPVVTTKTVLSHSEEDLTLYLSRTIRKSGVTVHATCKQTNEGFVVLKGSLIEKEDTESLQPNVIERRMKAKIDESGILLEDVLFPSPSFAAAFVIGGKANGLTEWKTKDGVSLKQMEMESVQ from the coding sequence ATGCAAAGTCGCGGGAAGAGTATCAATTTATATTTAATGGATGGCAATCCTACAGGACGAATCATCTGTACATTGGCCAACTGGACAGGGATTGCGTTTAAGATTCCACGAACAGAGCTGGAGAATTCGAAAGATCGTGCAGAACTTGCGCAGACAGGCGTGTACTTTTTATTTGGAACAAGTGAAGAGACCAATGAAGATGTAGTGTATGTCGGACAAGCTGGCGTGCGTAGAAATGGCGATGGTTTGCTGAGTCGTTTGATTGAACATAAACGAAATGCAGATAAAGATTATTGGACAGAGGCTGTGATTTTCACGACTTCGAATAATTCGTTTGGTCCTACAGAAATCAGTTACTTGGAGAATCGCTTCTATCTTCTAGCAAAAGATGCCGGTCGCTACGTTGTGAAAAACGGCAACAATCCGACTCCCGGAAATATTACGGAGCAAAAAGAAAGTGAGCTGGAGGAATTCATTGATAATGCAAAACTGATGATGGGTACACTTGGTCATAAATTGTTTGAGCCGTTGACAGAGAGACCTGTCGTGACGACGAAAACGGTCCTTTCTCATTCCGAAGAAGATTTGACGCTTTATTTATCGCGCACTATCCGAAAAAGTGGTGTGACGGTTCATGCGACGTGCAAGCAGACCAATGAAGGATTCGTCGTATTAAAAGGCAGCTTGATTGAAAAAGAAGATACGGAGAGTTTGCAGCCGAATGTCATTGAGCGCCGTATGAAAGCGAAGATCGATGAATCGGGAATTTTGCTTGAAGACGTCTTGTTCCCAAGCCCTTCCTTCGCAGCAGCATTTGTCATTGGCGGAAAAGCGAATGGTCTGACGGAATGGAAGACAAAAGATGGCGTTTCGTTGAAGCAAATGGAGATGGAAAGCGTTCAGTAA
- a CDS encoding SMI1/KNR4 family protein translates to MNKFQLWEDDAEDFYYKGKLTEEMITDFQQESGFVLPDTYKKLLKERNGFQLVRPFYPVSQATSWAENHINVDHILGIGTQIGLKDSAYMIEEWELPSNKLLVFSNTAPTFVCLDYRKGGEPQVVYIDVDSNQDFVVADSFEILLKGLEESIEE, encoded by the coding sequence ATGAATAAATTTCAACTTTGGGAAGACGATGCAGAAGATTTTTATTACAAGGGAAAACTTACGGAAGAAATGATAACCGATTTTCAACAAGAAAGCGGATTTGTTCTTCCAGATACCTATAAGAAATTACTGAAAGAGCGCAATGGATTTCAGTTAGTTCGCCCATTTTATCCGGTTTCACAAGCGACTTCTTGGGCAGAGAATCATATCAATGTCGATCATATTTTAGGCATTGGCACCCAGATCGGACTGAAGGATTCTGCTTATATGATAGAGGAATGGGAACTTCCGTCAAATAAGTTGCTGGTTTTTTCGAACACAGCGCCAACGTTTGTTTGTCTGGATTACAGAAAAGGCGGAGAGCCTCAAGTTGTCTACATAGACGTAGATAGTAATCAGGACTTTGTAGTGGCTGATTCTTTTGAGATACTTTTGAAGGGGTTGGAAGAATCGATTGAAGAATAA
- a CDS encoding sigma-70 family RNA polymerase sigma factor encodes MEELRQTKEATHQQHLWHDDLMDTYGLEMTKLAYTYVKNWSTAQDIVQDVFVKAYHNYSKREKLHSVRGWLIRLTINQSKDYLKSSWFRRVTGLDSKHSTETTQSAEDTLTTNSSNAQLSQAVLALKQDYREVIFLYYYEELTVREMSEVLKVKEATLHTRLRRAKMELHHQLKGEDFVWGTN; translated from the coding sequence ATGGAAGAACTGAGGCAAACGAAAGAAGCGACCCATCAGCAACATCTATGGCATGATGACCTGATGGATACATATGGCTTAGAGATGACAAAGCTAGCTTACACCTATGTGAAGAACTGGTCGACCGCTCAAGACATCGTACAAGATGTGTTCGTCAAAGCGTATCATAACTATTCAAAGCGTGAAAAATTGCATTCCGTGCGAGGCTGGTTGATTCGCCTGACGATCAATCAATCGAAAGATTATTTGAAGTCTTCCTGGTTTCGCCGTGTGACTGGACTTGATTCCAAACACTCGACTGAGACAACTCAATCGGCGGAAGATACGCTCACGACGAATTCTTCCAACGCGCAGCTCAGCCAAGCTGTTTTGGCGCTGAAGCAAGATTATCGTGAAGTAATTTTCCTCTATTATTATGAGGAGTTGACCGTTCGGGAAATGAGCGAAGTACTGAAAGTAAAAGAAGCCACCCTCCATACACGGTTGCGCCGAGCAAAAATGGAACTACACCACCAGTTGAAAGGAGAGGATTTCGTATGGGGAACGAATTAA
- a CDS encoding transcriptional regulator translates to MIGLEYILHLYEIPHMELAEKLGIKKQNINLWIKEKQNIPKKYLPILSDMFHLEAAYFQKQLTELDKLHIQKEKLERELQPVTLNKVEKFSIFEEESLLTEKIIYEQPQLNAISAEIDQEMLVGKFKTLLESPLSNMDTISLFLKLIEDTPTEPLVHKTLEGLAHYFDVLPPEISTEEEQEEFEEDLFEVFDDHNY, encoded by the coding sequence ATGATCGGACTCGAATACATTCTCCACCTATATGAGATTCCTCATATGGAGCTTGCGGAAAAGCTCGGTATTAAAAAGCAAAACATCAATCTGTGGATCAAAGAAAAGCAGAACATTCCAAAGAAATACTTGCCTATTCTGTCCGACATGTTTCATTTAGAAGCCGCCTACTTTCAAAAACAACTCACTGAACTCGATAAACTTCATATCCAGAAAGAGAAGTTGGAACGGGAACTTCAACCTGTCACACTAAATAAAGTTGAGAAATTTTCTATATTTGAAGAAGAATCTTTATTGACTGAGAAGATAATCTACGAGCAACCTCAACTTAATGCTATCTCAGCAGAAATTGATCAGGAAATGTTAGTAGGGAAATTTAAAACTCTACTTGAGAGCCCTTTATCTAATATGGATACTATCTCACTCTTTTTAAAACTCATTGAGGATACACCGACAGAGCCTTTAGTCCATAAAACATTAGAAGGCTTAGCTCATTATTTCGATGTATTGCCACCAGAAATTTCTACAGAAGAAGAACAAGAAGAGTTTGAGGAAGACTTATTTGAAGTTTTTGATGACCACAATTATTAG
- a CDS encoding DinB family protein — MANTMNLIKTYISKVQNYPNEQLCFNPSTSEWSITQVYDHCIVVAHEYCDAAEECIAGNGELQTRKSKFGEELFERGGFPPIKITLPAEMNQAPDNSQTKEELVVRLENLNERMEVLKEKIEIDHPHLSVRHGGFGWLNASEWLALVDMHFNHHLRQLKTLESQWRNQS; from the coding sequence ATGGCGAATACTATGAACCTAATCAAGACTTATATAAGCAAAGTTCAAAACTATCCGAATGAGCAACTGTGCTTCAATCCGAGTACTAGTGAATGGTCAATAACACAAGTGTATGATCATTGTATTGTTGTGGCCCATGAATATTGTGACGCTGCAGAAGAGTGCATAGCCGGCAACGGGGAACTCCAAACGAGGAAATCTAAATTTGGAGAAGAACTCTTTGAACGTGGTGGTTTTCCGCCAATAAAAATTACACTTCCTGCTGAAATGAACCAAGCACCTGACAATAGCCAAACTAAAGAAGAATTAGTGGTCCGTTTAGAAAATTTAAATGAACGAATGGAAGTTTTGAAAGAGAAGATTGAAATTGATCATCCCCATCTTTCTGTCCGGCATGGAGGATTCGGATGGCTAAATGCAAGCGAATGGTTAGCATTAGTAGATATGCATTTTAATCATCATTTGAGGCAATTGAAGACATTAGAATCACAATGGAGGAACCAATCTTGA
- a CDS encoding serine hydrolase: MTNTIQNSITSNEFSGTLLVTSEEIIVLQESYGYANRSEKIQNHTETRFGIASGCKIFTAVSILQLVEAGKLSVESKLMDLLDHTFPHFAQDITIHHLLTHTSGVPDYFNEDVMDDFEELWIQNPMYHMRKLEDFIPLFENEKMLSTPGEKFHYNNTGYILLGLVVEKLADMSFADYVQKHVFQLAGMENSGYFELDQLPSSTALGYIDFPDGKWKSNIYSVPVKGGADGGAFVTAGDMDSFWSALMANELLSKAWTDRLLTPHAWEDEETAYGYGVWIDSDSIGEKKYHVMDYDPGVSFHSGYYPCQELTITVCSNKSQGAYPVLEILEEAFL; this comes from the coding sequence ATGACGAACACAATACAAAACTCAATCACTTCCAATGAATTTTCAGGAACATTGCTGGTCACATCTGAAGAGATAATTGTTCTTCAGGAGAGCTATGGCTACGCAAACCGCTCTGAAAAAATTCAAAATCATACAGAAACACGCTTTGGGATCGCATCGGGCTGCAAAATCTTCACAGCAGTCAGCATCCTCCAGCTTGTCGAAGCAGGCAAGCTATCCGTTGAATCGAAACTTATGGACTTACTGGACCATACATTCCCACACTTTGCACAAGACATCACGATTCATCATTTGTTGACCCATACATCTGGTGTTCCGGATTATTTCAATGAAGATGTGATGGATGATTTTGAAGAACTATGGATTCAAAATCCCATGTACCATATGCGGAAGCTTGAGGATTTCATTCCATTGTTTGAAAACGAAAAAATGCTTTCTACTCCAGGCGAGAAATTTCATTACAACAACACAGGCTACATCCTTTTAGGATTAGTGGTGGAAAAACTAGCGGATATGTCATTTGCGGACTATGTACAAAAGCATGTGTTTCAACTAGCAGGCATGGAAAACTCAGGATACTTTGAACTTGATCAACTTCCATCCTCGACAGCTCTAGGCTATATCGACTTCCCAGATGGTAAGTGGAAATCCAACATCTATTCAGTTCCAGTAAAAGGTGGAGCAGATGGTGGCGCGTTTGTTACAGCCGGTGACATGGATTCTTTCTGGTCAGCACTTATGGCGAATGAACTTTTATCAAAAGCATGGACAGACCGTTTGTTGACGCCCCATGCATGGGAAGACGAGGAAACCGCATACGGATATGGTGTGTGGATCGACAGCGATTCAATTGGCGAGAAAAAATACCATGTGATGGACTACGACCCTGGTGTCAGCTTTCATTCGGGCTATTACCCTTGCCAAGAACTAACGATTACAGTCTGTTCGAATAAATCTCAAGGGGCCTATCCAGTGTTGGAAATTTTAGAAGAGGCGTTTCTTTAA
- a CDS encoding DUF2207 domain-containing protein, giving the protein MTKKLLLPILFVLLMTGVFPLQAFAIDFEIDTVLIDVQLEEDGTAQVTESFTYTFEDDFNGITRFLIAKEGTSIEDFAASENGNALRTELEDGEFRIYREGEDGETITVDLSYTIQNAVEKFEDGAQFYYPFFDDSNESAYQDMTIVVTPPQTSANTEALGYGEAYDSERIGSDGSVRFEIGTVREGRTGDIRAIFDVELFPGVAAQNGTVRDDLAADRTKLEEDAAAFAANQQTARSVGIPIIAGAGTILLIGIFFAWFSAYNRKRAARSEANGFFVPKETLSIPGTLYFTNSPFLSPHVTAAAILDLVRKGNLKQLSDDAFELGNRATDFEHETTLLTLVVDRIGDGNGFTLTQVKEFTEKTIYHAEYNEAIAKWNKGVRAEVMAHDFYEKRPMVRWIAGALSILFVGIAVYTGIYEVYPWMAASIFLAVSALGFALFYSPISQQGHLIRGEWRALKKSLPEVTEDEWKALTEDERKRAYAYLLGSDSKTAEKKAVAFTTASSANQDTNFVMNPVFLTTIFVAANTSTSASASGSSVSTGGGGGVGGGGGGSGAF; this is encoded by the coding sequence ATGACAAAAAAGCTACTCCTTCCAATCTTATTCGTGCTACTCATGACGGGGGTTTTCCCCCTTCAGGCCTTTGCGATTGATTTCGAAATTGACACAGTATTGATTGATGTACAGTTAGAAGAAGATGGGACTGCACAAGTCACGGAAAGCTTCACCTATACATTTGAAGACGATTTTAACGGAATTACGCGATTCTTAATTGCTAAAGAAGGAACATCGATTGAGGATTTTGCGGCTTCCGAAAATGGAAATGCATTACGCACTGAACTAGAAGACGGGGAATTCCGGATTTACCGTGAAGGCGAAGATGGCGAGACGATCACAGTTGATTTGTCTTACACCATTCAGAATGCTGTAGAGAAATTCGAGGACGGCGCACAATTTTATTATCCGTTCTTCGACGACAGCAATGAGTCTGCTTACCAAGACATGACGATTGTTGTCACTCCCCCTCAAACGTCCGCTAATACAGAAGCGCTCGGCTATGGCGAAGCGTATGATTCTGAGCGAATTGGCAGTGACGGCAGTGTACGGTTTGAAATAGGAACTGTGCGCGAAGGCCGAACTGGAGACATCCGTGCAATTTTTGATGTGGAATTGTTTCCAGGCGTTGCAGCCCAAAATGGAACCGTGCGTGACGACTTAGCCGCTGACCGAACGAAACTTGAAGAAGACGCGGCAGCATTTGCGGCGAACCAACAGACTGCTCGTTCAGTTGGTATCCCTATTATTGCTGGTGCGGGAACGATTTTATTGATTGGTATCTTTTTTGCTTGGTTCTCAGCATACAATCGAAAGCGTGCAGCTAGAAGTGAAGCGAACGGCTTTTTCGTTCCAAAAGAAACACTGAGCATACCGGGAACTCTGTATTTCACGAACTCACCATTCCTCTCTCCACATGTTACAGCTGCTGCAATTCTAGACCTTGTTCGAAAAGGAAACCTGAAGCAACTGTCTGACGATGCGTTTGAACTCGGGAACCGTGCGACGGACTTTGAACACGAGACAACCCTCCTCACGCTTGTTGTTGACCGGATCGGGGATGGAAACGGCTTTACCCTGACTCAAGTAAAAGAGTTTACGGAAAAGACGATTTATCATGCAGAGTACAACGAAGCAATTGCAAAGTGGAACAAGGGGGTTCGTGCAGAAGTCATGGCTCATGATTTCTATGAAAAACGCCCAATGGTTCGCTGGATTGCTGGCGCTCTTTCCATATTATTTGTGGGAATAGCGGTCTACACTGGCATCTACGAGGTCTATCCATGGATGGCTGCTTCCATCTTCTTAGCGGTATCGGCACTCGGTTTTGCGCTGTTCTATTCACCGATTTCCCAGCAAGGACATTTAATCCGCGGGGAATGGCGTGCGTTGAAGAAATCTCTGCCGGAAGTGACAGAAGACGAATGGAAAGCATTGACGGAAGACGAGCGAAAACGTGCTTACGCGTATTTGCTAGGAAGTGATTCAAAGACAGCTGAGAAAAAAGCGGTGGCCTTCACGACGGCAAGTTCAGCGAATCAGGACACTAATTTTGTGATGAACCCTGTATTCTTGACGACCATCTTTGTTGCGGCCAACACGTCGACTAGCGCAAGTGCTAGCGGCAGTTCCGTCAGCACTGGCGGTGGCGGAGGAGTTGGTGGTGGCGGCGGTGGCTCGGGGGCCTTTTAA
- a CDS encoding GNAT family N-acetyltransferase translates to MRIRRAILEDAEQIAKVHVDSWRTTYKNIIPQAFLDGLSYSKRIPLWEMNLSRPENYVLVAENEHSQIVGFADTSKRAENVHPNSLDLTSIYLLEEYQGQGIGRALLQELFAYYKSQKVEKVFVEVLADNKTKYFYEAFGAKHLRDIEIKIAGKLLKESIYVWNLREDRMT, encoded by the coding sequence ATGCGTATACGAAGAGCTATCTTAGAAGATGCAGAACAAATCGCAAAAGTACATGTAGATTCTTGGAGAACTACCTACAAAAACATAATCCCTCAGGCCTTTTTAGATGGCTTGAGTTACTCAAAGAGAATCCCTCTTTGGGAAATGAATTTGAGTAGGCCGGAAAATTACGTACTTGTTGCTGAAAATGAGCATTCTCAAATTGTAGGATTTGCAGATACGAGTAAGCGAGCTGAAAATGTTCATCCAAATTCCTTAGACCTCACTTCAATTTATTTGCTTGAAGAGTACCAAGGACAAGGGATTGGCCGGGCCCTGCTTCAGGAATTGTTTGCTTACTATAAATCTCAGAAGGTAGAGAAAGTTTTCGTGGAAGTTTTGGCTGACAATAAAACGAAATATTTCTATGAAGCATTTGGTGCAAAACACCTTCGTGATATCGAAATTAAAATTGCAGGAAAATTACTTAAAGAAAGTATTTACGTGTGGAATCTAAGAGAGGATAGAATGACTTAG
- a CDS encoding NUDIX domain-containing protein produces MGIRNSAKAVIVTDNKIALIKKQDEEGFFYIFPGGGQDKGETLENAVIRECLEELDAAVQVHELIHVREYIGKNHEFAHFDEDVHQIEFYFMCSIVDESVNGSPIQPDTDQIGIEWIPITDLHSFRVYPNAIVEIIQSTKKTEVYLGDLN; encoded by the coding sequence ATGGGGATAAGAAATTCGGCAAAAGCTGTCATTGTAACAGATAACAAGATAGCGCTCATAAAAAAGCAAGATGAAGAAGGCTTCTTTTATATCTTTCCAGGTGGAGGACAAGATAAGGGAGAAACTCTTGAAAATGCAGTGATTCGAGAGTGTCTAGAAGAATTGGATGCGGCTGTTCAAGTACATGAACTGATTCATGTTCGAGAATACATCGGGAAAAACCATGAATTTGCGCATTTTGATGAGGACGTTCACCAAATCGAGTTTTATTTCATGTGCAGTATTGTCGATGAAAGTGTGAATGGTTCACCCATTCAACCAGACACGGATCAAATTGGAATTGAGTGGATTCCGATAACTGATTTACATAGTTTTCGCGTGTATCCAAACGCGATAGTAGAAATAATCCAAAGCACCAAGAAGACTGAGGTTTATTTAGGGGATTTAAATTAA
- a CDS encoding class I SAM-dependent DNA methyltransferase encodes MNNTTANVGFEETLWKAADKLRGSMDSGEYKHVVLGLIFLKYISDKFETKYNELVAEGSGFEEDIDEYTAENIFWVPAEARWDYIKDHAKDVKIGQIIDEAMLLIEKENASLKGVLEKRYARPEIDKRRLGELIDLISTIKLHSNGEKDLLGRVYEYFLGKFASAEGKGGGEFYTPVSVVKVLVEMLEPYKGRIYDPACGSGGMFIQSEKFVEEHQGRVQDLSIYGQELNSTTWKLCRMNLAIRGLDGNLGPNHADTFHDDLHKNLKADYILANPPFNISDWGGDLLKDDVRWKYGTPPTGNANFAWVQHMVHHLAPHGTAAIVLANGSLSSNTSNEGEIRKNLIESDLVDCIVSLPGNLFYSTAIPVSVWILRRNKEESSRFRNRQNEILFIDARNEGKMVDRKLRELLPEDIEKIASAYHSWRNKDGNYEDVAGFVKSASLEEVRGHDHILTPGRYVGLADEEDDGIPFEEKMEKLTSELSELFAKSNELEDQIRKNLKEIGYEI; translated from the coding sequence ATGAATAATACAACAGCCAATGTCGGCTTTGAAGAAACTCTTTGGAAAGCTGCAGATAAGCTTCGCGGAAGCATGGATTCAGGCGAGTACAAACACGTCGTGCTCGGCTTGATTTTCTTAAAATATATCTCGGATAAATTTGAAACGAAGTACAACGAACTCGTAGCAGAAGGCTCGGGTTTTGAAGAAGATATTGATGAATACACAGCAGAAAACATTTTCTGGGTTCCTGCAGAAGCACGCTGGGACTACATCAAAGATCATGCGAAAGATGTGAAAATTGGGCAAATCATCGATGAGGCTATGCTATTGATTGAAAAAGAGAATGCTTCTTTAAAAGGGGTTCTTGAAAAACGCTATGCGCGTCCAGAAATCGATAAGCGTCGTTTAGGAGAACTGATTGACCTGATTTCTACCATTAAATTGCACTCTAATGGAGAAAAAGATCTTCTAGGGCGCGTTTACGAATACTTCCTTGGAAAGTTCGCTTCTGCAGAAGGAAAGGGCGGAGGAGAGTTCTATACTCCTGTAAGTGTTGTAAAAGTATTAGTTGAAATGCTAGAGCCGTATAAGGGCCGTATCTATGACCCAGCTTGTGGTTCAGGTGGAATGTTCATTCAAAGTGAAAAGTTCGTGGAAGAACATCAAGGTCGTGTGCAAGACCTTTCCATTTACGGGCAAGAGTTAAATTCAACGACTTGGAAACTTTGCCGCATGAACTTGGCAATCCGAGGACTAGACGGAAATTTAGGGCCAAATCATGCTGATACATTCCATGACGATTTACACAAAAACTTAAAAGCCGATTACATCTTAGCAAATCCTCCATTCAACATCAGTGACTGGGGAGGGGACCTCTTAAAAGACGATGTCCGCTGGAAATATGGTACTCCGCCAACAGGAAATGCCAACTTCGCATGGGTTCAGCACATGGTTCATCACTTGGCACCACACGGAACAGCTGCAATCGTTTTGGCGAATGGTTCACTAAGCTCGAATACTTCAAATGAAGGCGAAATCCGCAAGAATTTGATAGAGTCCGATTTAGTAGATTGTATCGTTTCTCTACCAGGGAACTTATTCTATTCCACAGCCATTCCAGTATCTGTTTGGATTTTGCGACGTAACAAGGAAGAGAGTTCACGTTTCCGTAATCGTCAGAACGAAATTTTATTCATTGATGCACGTAACGAAGGAAAGATGGTCGATCGTAAATTAAGAGAATTATTGCCTGAAGACATTGAGAAAATTGCTTCAGCTTATCACTCATGGAGGAATAAAGATGGAAACTACGAAGATGTAGCGGGTTTTGTGAAATCTGCTTCACTAGAGGAAGTTAGAGGTCATGATCATATTCTGACTCCAGGACGTTATGTAGGACTAGCTGATGAGGAAGATGATGGAATTCCTTTTGAAGAAAAGATGGAAAAGTTGACAAGCGAATTAAGTGAGCTATTTGCTAAATCCAACGAATTAGAAGATCAAATTCGGAAGAATCTGAAGGAGATTGGTTATGAGATATAA
- a CDS encoding alpha/beta fold hydrolase translates to MTQFEVLKGAEAFTYEGGKKGVLVSHGFTGTTQSMKPLADAFVEAGYTVSMPRLKGHGTHHEEMESSTYSDWVDSIEEAYAWLAERCDTIYMTGLSMGGTLTLYMAQHHPDLKAISLINAAIEVPSMVGVKQLPPEMRFLDAIGSDIKKPGVVELAYEKTPVAAVKQLLTFMEEVKSGLSSVHCPTIIFVAPEDHVVPPSNSQTILETIASRDKELIELPESYHVATLDNDQQTIIQKTLEFFEKHV, encoded by the coding sequence GTGACACAATTTGAAGTATTAAAAGGGGCAGAGGCATTTACATACGAAGGTGGAAAAAAGGGCGTGTTAGTTTCGCACGGATTTACAGGGACGACTCAAAGTATGAAACCTCTTGCAGACGCATTTGTTGAAGCAGGTTACACGGTTTCCATGCCGCGATTGAAAGGACATGGCACGCACCACGAAGAAATGGAGTCCTCAACGTATTCAGACTGGGTGGACTCAATTGAAGAAGCCTACGCTTGGCTTGCAGAACGCTGCGACACGATTTATATGACCGGACTTTCTATGGGCGGGACTTTGACCCTCTATATGGCGCAACATCATCCGGACTTAAAGGCGATTTCGTTGATTAATGCCGCTATCGAAGTTCCATCGATGGTAGGGGTCAAACAGTTACCTCCAGAGATGCGCTTTTTGGACGCCATTGGTTCAGATATTAAGAAGCCTGGAGTAGTGGAATTGGCGTATGAGAAGACGCCGGTCGCAGCTGTGAAACAACTGCTCACATTTATGGAAGAAGTGAAGTCAGGGCTTTCAAGTGTGCACTGCCCGACCATTATTTTCGTAGCACCAGAAGATCATGTTGTACCACCTTCTAATAGTCAAACAATCTTGGAAACTATCGCTTCACGAGATAAAGAGTTAATTGAACTGCCCGAAAGCTATCATGTGGCGACGTTAGATAATGATCAGCAAACTATTATTCAAAAGACATTAGAGTTTTTTGAGAAGCATGTTTAA
- a CDS encoding GTPase, translating to MQFNEQEFNDLYEKEVREVNAQLDSEILFVLIGDVNAGKSSTVNQIMGEEVASVGARPGETTAIKRYIYKDKIVFADTPGLDDINKSNSEETLKYYKEADVVLFFLNAAGTVLSDGEKKALQDVKKTNKEIILVLNKIDAADDIPSLVQYIKTNTNNEFKVVPISSRTGENMQQLRDAILDILQTKKKDLLFAKELKAKSGVANRWIIAASTSAGLIGAVPLPGADIVPLTGVQVGLMVRLATLYDKPISKERARELAIATLTGNIGKSIFRQAVKVVPGAGSAIGGGVAASLTLALGYGIKYAYENDIELNVEFLKNFASNFKDKDSNA from the coding sequence ATGCAATTCAATGAACAAGAATTTAATGATTTATATGAAAAAGAGGTACGTGAAGTTAATGCACAACTCGATAGCGAAATTCTCTTTGTTCTCATTGGGGATGTCAATGCAGGAAAATCGTCTACTGTGAATCAAATCATGGGGGAAGAGGTGGCATCAGTCGGTGCCCGCCCTGGTGAGACGACAGCTATCAAGCGCTACATTTACAAAGACAAAATTGTGTTTGCGGACACGCCTGGGCTTGATGATATCAACAAGAGTAATTCCGAAGAGACGCTGAAATACTATAAAGAGGCAGACGTCGTGTTGTTCTTCTTGAACGCTGCAGGAACTGTTTTGTCAGATGGGGAAAAGAAGGCCCTTCAAGACGTTAAGAAGACGAACAAGGAAATTATTCTTGTGTTGAATAAAATTGACGCTGCCGATGACATTCCGAGTCTTGTCCAGTACATCAAAACTAACACGAACAATGAGTTCAAAGTCGTACCTATTTCGTCTCGTACAGGAGAGAATATGCAGCAGTTGCGAGATGCCATCTTGGATATTTTGCAGACGAAAAAAAAGGACCTACTCTTCGCGAAAGAATTAAAAGCAAAATCCGGAGTCGCAAATAGATGGATCATCGCAGCCTCCACCTCAGCCGGGCTCATTGGAGCTGTTCCACTACCAGGCGCTGACATTGTTCCGCTAACAGGAGTGCAGGTGGGATTGATGGTGCGTCTCGCTACGTTATATGACAAGCCAATTTCGAAAGAACGCGCACGAGAACTTGCGATTGCTACATTAACTGGGAACATCGGAAAGAGCATCTTCCGCCAAGCGGTCAAGGTCGTGCCAGGTGCAGGATCTGCAATCGGAGGAGGCGTCGCCGCTTCTCTGACGCTCGCGCTTGGTTACGGAATCAAGTATGCTTACGAAAACGATATCGAATTGAATGTGGAGTTCTTGAAGAACTTTGCAAGCAACTTTAAAGACAAAGATTCAAACGCATAA